GGAATCGGCGAGATTAAGATTTGCTGCGATTTCATAGGAGATCGACACTTCAATCACTCGTTTTAATTCGAGCGCCTGCGAGTTATCAGGCTGAATATCAAATATCAAAGATAGTAAATCGAGCGATGGCCGGTAGAATCTCCTGCCATAGAGTTGATTGGCCTGGTCATAATAGTTTCGTATTGACTGCCGCATTTCGGCTTCGGTCTCGCGAAGATTCTGCTCTTGTTGCTGTTGAACGGCACGGGCATTTTCAATCGCGGCGATTGTACCGATAATATTTTGATCGGTTTCATTGAAAGCGAGCGCTCGCTGATAGTATATGAGCGCGCTGTCGAGTTCAAACTGGGCGAAGAATGTGTCGGCCTTTTGACGATTTTGTTCAAAGCGTCGCAGTCTATCGGTCGCGCTTGACTGATCCAATCGGTCAAGTTCCTGCTGTCGCATTTTTTCAGTCAGCGAGGGTCCGATTCGGAAGGAGAGCGAGAAGTGATGGCTGTCGCCGATAAGGTCAATGAGCGTAAAGGCATAGTCAAGACTGAGCGCGCCGCGATTATATCCCGCGCCGAAGACCAGATTCTGACCGTCGTATCCCCCTCGCAGGGCATATGTGTTATAAAAGAGCACCTCACTTCCTCCTCGAACAAGGATATCGCGGCTCTCCCCTTTTTCCATATCCGCAGTAAGTGCGGCCTCGATGGTAGAGGACAACATGAGGCGGCTCATGGAGAGACCTGCGGCGAACGAAGTAGGGATTTCTTCGCTGGTTTGCTGTAATTTTGCTTTTGCGCCCGAGAAGTTCCTGGCGATAACACCAAATGAGAAATGATCCGAGAGTCGGGCTGAAATGCCAAAATCCGCCCCGACACCATAGTCAGAAAATCGATCGAGGGCCTGGCGGACTATCTTCAGAGTAGCCCCAGCCGAAAGGACGCTATACAATTTTCGGCCATATGCGAAAGAAATCTGCGTGCTTGAATAGTCGAATTCGTCCATGTCATTAAAGTCCTCGTATCGGACAATATCGCCGGTACCGAGGCGAATAAATCCAATGCCAATTCCCTGGTCGGCCGACACCGGATAGACCCAGCTTGCGCCGTCGTAAAGCGAGCCGGCAAAGAGGACGGTGTGCAAAAACGAGAATTCCTGATATTCCAGATGAGAGAGCGAGCCGGGGTTGTAATAAATCGAAGACGCGTCGGCTGCAAGCGATGTCATCGCTCCACCGAAACCGATTGACCGCGCGGTGACACCAAGCGAGAATGGGGATTGAAAGCCCGCGTCGCTTCCTATTGCGATCTCCGAATGACCGAAAACGGCAAGTGCCATGAGGAGATATTGAAGGCGTGTGCGTTTCATTTTAAGACAGCCGCCTTGATGCGCGCCTGGTCGCCGCTCTGGCTATGGGTAATCGTCACGACATACACACCATTGAGGACAGTCCGTCCGCTGTTGTTTGTTCCATCCCACAACACCTCTGTGAACGACCCTCCGCTTGATACAATCAGTTCGTTTTGGGAAAGCGATCGTCCGAAGACTTCCTCTCCGAGCAGGGTAAATATTTTGAATTCCACACTACCAGTTGCCGGGGGAATAAATCGAAAGGCGGCCGGCTCGAGGGTGGGGTTGAAGGGATTCTTTCGCATAACGAATGAAGATGAAAAACTACTTTCCGTTGTGATATACAGCTGTGAAAGAAGCGCGCTGGTTCCATTGGCAGATACAACATCTATCGGCATACCTTGCAGCGGCCCGCCGAGGTATTTGGCCAATAGGCTCTCTCTATTGACGACTATAGTGAACTTAGCATCTTTTGAATTCTCCACCAGGCCACGGAAGATAAGCGTCCTGGTCTCACTGACTGCAATCAAAAGCGAGTCGAATTCGAGACTCAAGACACCGCCCGAAGCTGACGCAGTAGTCACCAAATTATCACTTTCATAGAAGCCCGATTGTGATATCTCAATAAGTGAACCCGGAGGCAGGAACGCTCCCGATTCATCTGAAAAATCAAGGTCTATCTTCTCAAGTCTTACAGCTCCAAGGGTTGCGGGGGAATTATTTGTGAGAGTCAGTTGGAAGAGGTCTGCGCTCATTCCCGCGGCGATAACATTTGCGTTTACCAGCGCGGTCGAGGCAAGGAGCGACGCATCCGATGAAACAACCGCCAAGGCAACTGAAAAAGAAGTGTCAGCTATTTGAGCGGGCAGTCCGGTATTGAGGTCAATTGGCCTGTCTGTCAGAACAAATTCCAATGTTATCAAGGTGTCCTGACCCGGCGCTGTCAGCGCGACGGTAAACTTCTCGCCCACCTGAAGTGAGCCGGATAACGGACTTGGAATGCCCAAATCCACCCCGCCAGTTGTTAATTTAAAGCTCCCGGTGCTGACATCGGCTTCACCAACATTGCGCAGGAGTATATCGAGCGTGAACTGCGATCCGGTATCGACCTTGCCTCCGGAGGCTCCAGTAAGGAACGGATCAAGTCTCAAAAACGCAGGCTCTTCAACTGACACCAGGGCAAGATTATCAAGGGGCGGCAGTCGATCTACACCTTCAGATGTGACATCAACTCTGAAAATCTCAGATGGATTGGACAGCCCTCCGCCTGTGACTGAAAAATATAGTTCATAGGTTGCGTGCGGAGGGATGGATGGCACTGTCAGCGTTGAATCAAAAATAGACTGGCCATCGGTTACAAGCCGGATAGTGAAGGTGTCAGTTGGGACCGAGGAAACATTTTCAATGACGGCTCTGACTTGGAAGAGTTGACCCATATTAACTTTTGGCACATTCGGGGCAAGCACGTTTACCTGTTTGACTTGTACGACAGGGATTTCAGTAACCTGCACTGTCTGTTGATTGAAGTCGGTCACGAATGTCAGATAATTGGCCGAGCCAGGGATTCTGAATTTCAATTCCGCATCGACAAAGAAAGATTCTCCGGCGCGTTCTGCGGGCAGGAAAATACTTTCTGTCTTGAGCACATTCGCACCTGAAACAAGCTGATTATTGGGGATTGAAAGCTGGATGGTTGCGCTGAAACCGTTTCCGCTCAGATTAAAAGTAGCGGTGTTTGGCTCAATTTCCAGAGTAGGTGCGCCCAATAGATTGAGCGTAAATTGAAATGAAGAGGCCTTTCCCCCGCCGACAACAGATGGTCCAAAACTACCCG
This Candidatus Zixiibacteriota bacterium DNA region includes the following protein-coding sequences:
- a CDS encoding PorV/PorQ family protein; this translates as MKRTRLQYLLMALAVFGHSEIAIGSDAGFQSPFSLGVTARSIGFGGAMTSLAADASSIYYNPGSLSHLEYQEFSFLHTVLFAGSLYDGASWVYPVSADQGIGIGFIRLGTGDIVRYEDFNDMDEFDYSSTQISFAYGRKLYSVLSAGATLKIVRQALDRFSDYGVGADFGISARLSDHFSFGVIARNFSGAKAKLQQTSEEIPTSFAAGLSMSRLMLSSTIEAALTADMEKGESRDILVRGGSEVLFYNTYALRGGYDGQNLVFGAGYNRGALSLDYAFTLIDLIGDSHHFSLSFRIGPSLTEKMRQQELDRLDQSSATDRLRRFEQNRQKADTFFAQFELDSALIYYQRALAFNETDQNIIGTIAAIENARAVQQQQEQNLRETEAEMRQSIRNYYDQANQLYGRRFYRPSLDLLSLIFDIQPDNSQALELKRVIEVSISYEIAANLNLADSTARLGLASEAIDAYNHVLDLDPINARALEGKKRTLSGLDLVKQLNAAIDLFNRQQFPEAAKRLTAILEANPNEKLAQEYLSRIQTSETHSTTFEDLQNDRTYWPIYLEGLRHMRNKKYEQAIAAWKRVLEAYPNNPNTLDNIEQAALRLQSEQGGQ